From the genome of Eucalyptus grandis isolate ANBG69807.140 chromosome 2, ASM1654582v1, whole genome shotgun sequence, one region includes:
- the LOC104425308 gene encoding transcription factor CSA produces the protein MIARLFPGRTDNAVKNHWHVIMARRQREQSNVYRKRKPPSHLRHRPDQHDQHAQALPKGLDPSSSTTLSSNVDESDSTCTDLSLTPSSAMSSPPFFSGSSGKTAAVDNVTSDKSSLTRNGFHFPGPGVINPGGLDYHHQHHNSGSSSDSNSEVSAPESVAAPTTNSNKMSPPSFIDFLGVGST, from the exons ATGATTGCCCGGTTATTTCCCGGACGCACTGATAATGCAGTAAAGAACCACTGGCATGTGATCATGGCCAGGAGGCAGAGAGAACAGTCCAATGTGTACCGGAAGAGAAAGCCACCGTCTCATCTCCGTCATCGCCCTGATCAACATGATCAGCACGCTCAAGCCCTGCCCAAGGGACTTGATCCTTCTTCTTCGACGACTCTCTCGAGCAATGTGGATGAATCTGACTCCACCTGCACTGATCTCTCCCTCACTCCCTCTTCGGCCATGTCttctcctcccttcttctccG GTTCATCTGGCAAGACGGCCGCGGTCGACAATGTGACCTCTGACAAGTCCTCTTTAACTCGAAACGGCTTCCATTTTCCTGGACCGGGAGTGATCAACCCAGGGGGCCTGGACtatcatcatcaacatcacaaCTCTGGCAGTTCATCTGATTCAAACTCAGAAGTCTCAGCCCCTGAATCAGTTGCCGCCCCCACCACCAATAGCAACAAGATGAGCCCCCCGAGCTTCATAGATTTTCTGGGAGTGGGATCTACTTGA